A window from Azoarcus sp. DD4 encodes these proteins:
- a CDS encoding DUF3742 family protein, with the protein MSMSTNTHNGRWSHRLGRGAGRAWRGYLRREQRVAGWLVTRGVPAGAATAVLWIVKLAVLGMLLYTVSWLVLLLAFAVVAAWLARNADEDDEKQPELRDGHSGVGLYDKDDWRIDMGDPDEP; encoded by the coding sequence ATGAGCATGAGCACCAACACGCACAACGGGCGCTGGAGCCACCGGCTGGGCCGGGGGGCTGGCCGTGCCTGGCGTGGATACCTCCGCCGCGAGCAGCGTGTCGCCGGCTGGCTGGTGACGCGCGGGGTACCCGCGGGCGCGGCGACGGCGGTGCTCTGGATCGTCAAGCTGGCCGTACTTGGCATGCTGCTATACACCGTATCCTGGCTCGTCCTGCTGCTGGCCTTTGCGGTGGTCGCCGCATGGCTCGCGCGGAACGCCGACGAGGACGACGAGAAGCAGCCGGAACTTAGAGACGGACACTCGGGCGTCGGCCTGTACGACAAAGATGACTGGCGGATCGACATGGGCGATCCCGACGAGCCGTAG
- a CDS encoding type IV toxin-antitoxin system AbiEi family antitoxin domain-containing protein, whose translation MNGNSRHQVIKRLQAGLPRGAPFDLATLSQFGVSPQLAAHYADGGWLVRLAHGVYAFPNDEFGVYGALKFLQQRVPGLHVGGKSALALQGVRHNLGSREALVLWGDGRFALPAWFTSRFPARYVHARLFDWPDTALAGKTLTTPPGLPEDLRVAAPERAVLELLYEAGVKQSLEEARNLFDGLRSPRKDLLGQLLSCCASVKAVRLFLTWARETSLVDVDALLEQYPVRTGSNTRWMSRLDDGTLLSLRPHG comes from the coding sequence ATGAATGGAAATTCTCGGCACCAGGTAATCAAGCGACTGCAGGCGGGACTCCCCCGTGGGGCGCCGTTCGACCTTGCCACCCTGAGCCAGTTCGGGGTGTCGCCCCAGCTCGCCGCCCACTATGCCGACGGCGGGTGGCTCGTGCGCCTGGCCCATGGCGTCTATGCCTTCCCGAACGATGAGTTCGGGGTCTACGGTGCGCTGAAGTTCCTGCAACAGCGCGTGCCCGGCCTGCACGTCGGCGGCAAGAGCGCCCTGGCCCTGCAGGGGGTGCGGCACAACCTGGGCAGCCGGGAGGCGCTGGTGCTGTGGGGCGACGGTCGCTTCGCGTTGCCGGCCTGGTTCACTTCGCGCTTTCCGGCCCGCTACGTCCACGCCCGCCTGTTCGACTGGCCGGACACGGCGCTGGCCGGCAAGACCCTGACCACGCCGCCTGGCCTGCCCGAGGATCTGCGGGTGGCAGCCCCCGAGCGTGCCGTGCTGGAGCTGCTGTACGAAGCCGGCGTCAAGCAGAGCCTCGAAGAGGCCCGCAACCTCTTCGATGGACTGCGTTCCCCCCGCAAGGACTTGCTCGGGCAACTGCTGTCCTGCTGCGCCAGCGTGAAGGCCGTGCGCCTGTTCCTGACCTGGGCGCGCGAGACCAGCCTCGTGGACGTCGATGCCCTGCTGGAGCAGTACCCGGTTCGCACCGGCAGCAACACGCGCTGGATGAGCCGGCTCGATGACGGCACCTTGCTGAGCCTGAGACCTCATGGATAA
- a CDS encoding TIGR03756 family integrating conjugative element protein, translating into MSLLLARRRLRATAASLLLSAATSTFALDTATIVSSALSPDCLEYRVVGICYWLYCTPFGCSVRTSVKVRHYVPDAVVSSYSNTGENPWLEVRAMSMPNPTAKAGGDGTTNHDNENNLAKFKNADVIGHPAGLVFSQFASASGYTCEGAGTAFMPYLLSTLDTIAWRYNIPEAFYPEALIPGRREIGTRTGLNLWGNVYPRGGFLHQTDDHKSGAVVAQRAGDIVTRRNQIHVYQPLLASARDGYWPAGALMETDASTGKWQELTPTLSNSCAVFPHSRTRVQAQQGDYAWALWRPYSCCLRRGQVFLGSVDFM; encoded by the coding sequence ATGAGCCTCCTGCTGGCACGCCGGCGCCTGCGCGCCACCGCCGCCTCGCTGCTGCTGAGCGCGGCCACGTCGACGTTCGCCCTGGACACCGCCACCATCGTCTCGTCGGCGCTGTCCCCCGACTGCCTCGAATACCGCGTGGTCGGTATCTGCTACTGGCTGTACTGCACGCCCTTCGGCTGCTCGGTTCGCACCTCCGTCAAGGTGCGCCACTACGTCCCCGATGCGGTGGTGTCGAGCTACTCGAACACCGGCGAAAACCCGTGGCTGGAGGTCAGGGCGATGAGCATGCCCAACCCGACCGCCAAGGCTGGCGGTGACGGCACGACCAATCACGACAACGAGAACAACCTCGCCAAGTTCAAGAACGCCGATGTCATCGGCCATCCGGCCGGGCTGGTGTTCAGCCAGTTCGCCAGCGCCTCCGGCTACACCTGCGAAGGCGCTGGCACGGCCTTCATGCCGTATCTGCTGAGCACGCTCGACACGATCGCCTGGCGCTACAACATCCCGGAAGCGTTCTACCCCGAAGCGCTCATCCCCGGCCGGCGCGAAATCGGTACGCGCACCGGCCTGAACCTCTGGGGCAACGTGTATCCCCGCGGTGGCTTCCTGCACCAGACCGACGACCACAAGAGCGGCGCCGTGGTCGCGCAGCGCGCGGGCGACATCGTGACGCGCCGCAACCAGATTCACGTGTACCAGCCCCTGCTGGCCAGCGCCCGCGACGGCTACTGGCCGGCCGGCGCGCTGATGGAGACCGACGCATCGACGGGCAAGTGGCAGGAGCTGACGCCGACGCTCTCGAACAGTTGCGCGGTCTTCCCGCACAGCCGCACCCGCGTGCAGGCCCAGCAGGGCGACTACGCCTGGGCCTTGTGGCGGCCGTACTCCTGCTGCCTGCGCCGTGGCCAGGTCTTCCTCGGCAGCGTCGATTTCATGTGA
- a CDS encoding integrating conjugative element protein — translation MNASLPDFLRRAKSHLRATLLVAAITLVVGVVWAQTRIDPNGVNVSGSVIGDDVLYSIGGGRAVSMGGAGNMQSIGVGIGWNSNLICGDMSITTTLQNQLNGITNGFQAIMSNVIQNATSAVASLPALIIQRADPGLYNLLTNGILQARLDFDRSKMTCRAIANRMADMAGGQAGWDQLAEGMALRDAVSSTDAVSAIEQAESNKGNNGVPWVGGGNAGGSGQSSIKVVGDVTRAGYNLLNGRSATDTSSIARSACGNRLTCQTWSSPGAAAAFANRVLGEREQRTCENCTKTQTTPGVGLTPVIQEEYETKLQVLQELVTGARPTTLANLDAAGSSSLPITRGVIEALRDEPDQDVLGRRLASEAALSSVLEKALLLQRTLLTGKKEPNVAANELAVRAVEQENSALEQEINNLKTELELRRTLAGNSAMAIIQRHSTRAAGSRGVFEGDTTRDRLREVQKPRSGTP, via the coding sequence ATGAACGCCTCCCTCCCTGACTTCCTGCGCCGCGCGAAATCGCACCTGCGGGCCACGCTGCTCGTGGCGGCCATCACGCTGGTCGTCGGCGTCGTCTGGGCGCAGACCCGCATCGATCCCAATGGCGTGAACGTCAGCGGCAGCGTGATCGGCGACGACGTGCTCTACAGCATCGGCGGCGGCCGGGCCGTGTCGATGGGTGGTGCCGGCAACATGCAGAGCATCGGCGTGGGAATCGGCTGGAACAGCAACCTGATCTGCGGCGACATGAGCATCACCACGACACTGCAGAACCAGCTCAACGGCATCACCAACGGCTTCCAGGCGATCATGAGCAACGTGATCCAGAACGCCACCAGCGCCGTGGCCTCGCTGCCGGCGCTGATCATCCAGCGCGCCGACCCGGGGCTCTACAACCTGCTGACCAACGGCATCCTCCAGGCGCGCCTGGACTTCGACCGCTCGAAGATGACCTGCCGGGCCATCGCCAATCGCATGGCGGACATGGCCGGTGGCCAGGCCGGCTGGGACCAGCTCGCCGAGGGGATGGCGCTGCGGGATGCGGTCAGCAGCACCGACGCCGTCTCCGCCATCGAGCAGGCCGAGTCCAACAAAGGGAACAACGGCGTGCCCTGGGTCGGCGGCGGCAACGCGGGTGGCTCTGGCCAGAGTTCGATCAAGGTGGTCGGCGATGTGACGCGCGCGGGCTACAACCTGCTCAACGGGCGCAGCGCCACCGATACCTCGTCGATCGCGCGCAGCGCCTGCGGCAACCGCCTGACCTGCCAAACCTGGTCGTCGCCTGGCGCGGCCGCGGCCTTTGCGAATCGAGTTCTGGGCGAACGCGAGCAACGCACCTGCGAAAACTGCACGAAGACCCAGACCACGCCTGGCGTCGGGCTCACGCCAGTGATCCAGGAAGAGTACGAGACCAAGCTGCAGGTGCTGCAGGAGCTGGTGACGGGCGCCCGGCCGACGACGCTGGCCAATCTCGACGCAGCCGGCAGCAGCTCGCTGCCGATCACCCGCGGCGTGATCGAGGCCCTGCGTGACGAACCCGACCAGGACGTGCTGGGCCGGCGCCTCGCGTCCGAGGCGGCGCTGTCCAGCGTGCTGGAGAAGGCCCTGCTGCTGCAACGCACGTTGCTGACCGGCAAGAAGGAGCCGAACGTCGCCGCCAACGAGTTGGCCGTGCGGGCGGTCGAGCAGGAGAACAGCGCGCTGGAGCAGGAGATCAACAACCTCAAGACCGAACTGGAGCTGCGCCGCACGCTGGCCGGCAACTCGGCTATGGCGATCATCCAGCGCCACAGCACCCGCGCTGCCGGTTCGCGCGGCGTCTTCGAGGGCGACACCACACGCGACCGTCTGCGGGAAGTCCAGAAGCCGCGGAGCGGTACGCCATGA
- a CDS encoding TIGR03757 family integrating conjugative element protein: MPVPFFKASPRLPTISIAPGLWAVLFLFTQTAAADVLVVTDSRHPVQAPAGVRIIELDQATRIEVELAAHLPADPQQAAAVVRQRLHGGGEALQRRIGHAYQGVADAWGLGIAKIPAVVVDRRYVVYGEPDVPRAVARINAYRSTQP, from the coding sequence ATGCCGGTCCCCTTCTTCAAGGCTTCGCCCCGGCTGCCGACCATCAGCATTGCGCCCGGACTGTGGGCAGTGCTGTTCTTGTTCACCCAGACTGCAGCAGCCGATGTGCTCGTCGTCACCGACAGCCGTCATCCGGTGCAGGCCCCGGCCGGCGTGCGGATCATCGAGCTGGACCAGGCCACGCGCATCGAGGTCGAACTCGCCGCGCACCTGCCGGCCGACCCGCAACAGGCCGCAGCCGTGGTGCGGCAGCGGTTGCATGGCGGCGGCGAGGCCCTTCAGCGCCGCATCGGCCACGCCTATCAAGGTGTCGCGGATGCCTGGGGACTGGGCATCGCCAAGATTCCCGCCGTGGTGGTCGATCGACGCTACGTGGTCTACGGCGAGCCCGACGTGCCCCGCGCCGTCGCGCGCATCAACGCCTACCGGAGCACGCAGCCATGA
- a CDS encoding conjugal transfer protein TraG N-terminal domain-containing protein yields MTLYTTDYLEYYLTLVAWVVNNGIWSILVASGVFALPFVAIVIQEWLKARSEGADEGNKGVLSSMRIENRVWVAIVVIMFAGIPFIPVDLATIRFDTTRSAQCQVNVPLPNDTGWSNVYTALNDQSALVPVWWFFMHALSKAVTGAAVAAIPCGTDLREIRMDVDASRIDDPVLAQEVADFTHDCYGPSRAKLFMNRPTLSDEQMNDVTWIGSSYFLDTPGFYDTYRARTPRTAWPYDATRDAGLAQVDSGGGYPSCRQWWADGGQGLRSRLLAQVDPDLLTRIGRWVGFLSQSEVNDSVIRAVVSPRQQKMNQGAVYTDYGGQIDKTLPNIVTRGASDLGLTVGSLGFFPAMDVVRQALPMVLTMLKMALVICIPLVLLIGTYDLKTVVTVSCVQFALFFVDFWFQLARWIDSTILDALYGWGFGADRPHANFDPLIGLNNAFGDMLLNFVMATMFIVLPTFWVMALGWAGVRAGNFLGGLITGTSDAKSAGGSGSRLAMTAVSKGAAK; encoded by the coding sequence ATGACGCTCTACACCACGGACTACCTGGAGTATTACCTGACCCTGGTGGCTTGGGTGGTCAACAACGGCATCTGGAGCATTCTCGTGGCCAGCGGCGTGTTCGCGCTGCCGTTCGTGGCCATCGTGATCCAGGAATGGCTCAAGGCCCGCAGCGAAGGTGCGGACGAAGGCAACAAGGGCGTGCTGTCGTCGATGCGCATCGAGAACCGGGTGTGGGTGGCGATCGTGGTCATCATGTTCGCCGGCATTCCGTTCATCCCGGTGGATCTCGCCACGATCAGGTTCGACACCACGCGCTCCGCGCAATGCCAGGTCAACGTCCCGCTGCCCAACGACACGGGCTGGTCCAACGTCTACACGGCGCTCAACGACCAGAGCGCGCTGGTGCCGGTGTGGTGGTTCTTCATGCACGCGCTGTCGAAAGCCGTGACGGGCGCCGCGGTGGCGGCGATTCCCTGCGGCACGGACCTGCGCGAGATTCGCATGGATGTGGATGCCTCGCGCATCGACGATCCGGTGCTGGCACAGGAGGTCGCCGACTTCACGCACGACTGCTACGGGCCGTCGCGCGCCAAGCTGTTCATGAACCGGCCGACGCTCTCCGACGAGCAGATGAACGACGTCACCTGGATCGGGTCGAGTTACTTCCTCGACACGCCCGGCTTCTATGACACCTATCGCGCCAGGACCCCACGCACGGCCTGGCCCTACGACGCGACCCGCGATGCGGGGCTGGCACAGGTGGACAGCGGCGGCGGCTATCCGTCCTGCCGGCAGTGGTGGGCCGATGGCGGCCAGGGACTGCGCAGCCGGCTGCTGGCACAGGTCGACCCGGACCTGCTGACCCGCATCGGGCGCTGGGTGGGCTTCCTGTCGCAGAGCGAGGTCAATGACTCGGTGATCCGCGCCGTCGTCTCACCGCGGCAGCAGAAGATGAACCAGGGCGCCGTCTACACCGACTACGGCGGCCAGATCGACAAGACGCTGCCGAACATCGTCACGCGCGGCGCGAGCGACCTGGGGCTGACCGTCGGCTCGCTGGGCTTCTTTCCGGCGATGGACGTGGTGCGCCAAGCGCTGCCGATGGTGCTGACGATGCTCAAGATGGCGCTCGTCATCTGCATCCCGCTGGTGCTGCTGATCGGCACCTACGACCTGAAGACGGTGGTGACGGTGAGCTGCGTCCAGTTCGCGCTGTTCTTCGTGGACTTCTGGTTCCAGCTCGCGCGCTGGATCGACAGCACGATCCTGGACGCGCTCTACGGCTGGGGGTTTGGCGCGGACAGGCCGCACGCCAACTTCGACCCATTGATCGGCCTGAACAATGCGTTCGGTGACATGCTGCTGAACTTCGTCATGGCAACGATGTTCATCGTGTTGCCGACGTTCTGGGTCATGGCACTCGGATGGGCAGGCGTTCGCGCCGGAAACTTCCTGGGCGGTCTTATCACTGGCACGTCCGATGCGAAGTCGGCTGGGGGTAGTGGCTCTCGCCTTGCGATGACGGCTGTATCGAAAGGTGCTGCGAAGTAA